Genomic segment of Pseudomonadota bacterium:
ATATAATAACATCTACAATCTTGGGGGTGGTGAAACGTTGACATACCGGCAAATGGTCAGCAGGATTTTTCAGGGTCTCGGAAAACAGGAAAGAATTATTTCTCTGCCGCCGGTTTTGTTTTTATCTTTAGTTCGGCTCGCCCGTTTGTGCAGACCTCGTTTGGGCGTGTCTCCGGCGATGGTACAGCGGATGAATGAAGATTTATCGTTTGATTTCCGGACGGCTGTCCGGGATTTTGCCTACCAGCCCCGGAGGTTTCAGTGCTGAATTTCCTTTTTGCGGTCTTTTTTACTGCTTTGGGAGTGGGTTTGATCTGGTGGTTTGCCACCTGGCGGCGATGGCTTGATGTCCCTAACGAGCGCAGCAGTCATGAACAGCCGACTCCCACTGGCGGTGGAATTGCCATCGTTCTGGTTTTGTTGTTCTTGATCCTGAAGATTGGCGGTTCTCCGGCCATGATCTTTTTTGCCGGCGGCCTGTTATTTCTTGCCGCGGTCAGCCTGTTGGACGATTGGCGGGAATTGGCGATTTCCAGGCGTTTTGTGGTTCATTTGCTGGCGGCGGCATTGGTGAGCATCGGTGGGTTATTCTTTACCGGAGGATCAGTTCTTTTTTATCTCTTTTCCTTTGCGCTTATCGTCAGCATGATCAACCTTTATAATTTTATGGATGGGATAGACGGTCTGGCGGGGCTGGAAGGTTTGGCAGGGGGAATATTTCTCGCCTGGGTCCTTGCCGGGGAGCAGGCGCGGTTTTTTTATGTTCCGGCTGGGTGCTGTCTGGGTTTTCTGCTGTGGAATTTCCCCTGGCGGGGACGGGCAAAAATCTTCATGGGAGATGTCGGCAGCACGGCTCTCGGGTTTTCTTTCCCTGCCTTAGTGGCTTTGATGCCGGGGGGAGACTGGTCGATGTGGGTGGCTTTTCTGTTAATTTTCGCCAATTTTATTGTTGACGGCGCCATGACTCTGGCAATCCGGATCTGGCGGGGTGAACAGTGGTATCGTCCGCACCGCCGGCATCTGTATCAGCTCCTGGTGGCGGCAGGTTTCAGTCACCGGCAGGTCAGTTTAGGGGAAGGGGGGGTGATGTTATCAGGTTTTTTAACCGCATTGCTATATCGCCATCTGCCACTGGCTCTTGGCGGTTTAGCAGTAATGCTTTATGCCGTTTTATTGCTGTTTACCTGGGTTAGGGTTCGGCGCTGGGCTTTAACAAAATTAACCGTTTCAACGCCGGCGTAGGTTTTGACGTACTGGTGCAGGAACTTTTTAACCTGTTCGTTATCCAGGTTTGTCTGTTGCGTCAGCTTGCGGCAGCGTCGCACGATTTCGTTAATTTGTTGGTAATTGTAAACGGTGCTTATATTGGCGGTAAAAATCTTCCGATGACAGGTGGTCCGGGTACCTTCCTCGGCAGTCAGCAATTCTTCGAACAGTTTCTCTCCCGGACGAACACCGATAAACTCGATATCGATATCAGTATAGGGCTCCATCCCGTTCAGGCGAATAACCTCCTCTGCCAGGGTGACAATGGATAATGGCTCTCCCATGTCGAGAACAAAAACCTCCCCCCCCTTGGCCAG
This window contains:
- a CDS encoding glycosyltransferase family 4 protein; the protein is MLNFLFAVFFTALGVGLIWWFATWRRWLDVPNERSSHEQPTPTGGGIAIVLVLLFLILKIGGSPAMIFFAGGLLFLAAVSLLDDWRELAISRRFVVHLLAAALVSIGGLFFTGGSVLFYLFSFALIVSMINLYNFMDGIDGLAGLEGLAGGIFLAWVLAGEQARFFYVPAGCCLGFLLWNFPWRGRAKIFMGDVGSTALGFSFPALVALMPGGDWSMWVAFLLIFANFIVDGAMTLAIRIWRGEQWYRPHRRHLYQLLVAAGFSHRQVSLGEGGVMLSGFLTALLYRHLPLALGGLAVMLYAVLLLFTWVRVRRWALTKLTVSTPA